In a single window of the Streptomyces sp. NBC_00285 genome:
- the tadA gene encoding tRNA adenosine(34) deaminase TadA, with the protein MRLALAEADRAGTDVPVGAVVLAPDGTTVLAAAHNEREATGDPTAHAEVLAIRRAAVRLGEWRLTGCTLVVTLEPCTMCAGAIVQSRVDRVVYGARDEKAGAAGSLWDVVRDRRLNHRPEVIEGVLADECARLLTEFFRGR; encoded by the coding sequence ATGCGGCTCGCCCTGGCCGAGGCCGACCGGGCGGGCACGGACGTACCGGTCGGTGCCGTCGTACTGGCCCCGGACGGTACGACCGTGCTCGCGGCCGCCCACAACGAACGCGAGGCCACCGGTGATCCGACCGCGCACGCGGAGGTTCTCGCGATCAGGAGGGCGGCGGTGCGGCTCGGCGAGTGGCGGCTGACCGGCTGCACGCTCGTCGTGACGCTGGAGCCCTGCACGATGTGCGCGGGTGCGATCGTGCAGTCCCGGGTCGACCGGGTGGTCTACGGCGCCCGGGACGAGAAGGCGGGCGCGGCCGGCTCCCTCTGGGACGTCGTCCGCGACCGGCGGCTCAACCACCGGCCCGAGGTGATCGAGGGCGTCCTCGCGGACGAGTGCGCGCGGCTGCTCACGGAGTTCTTCCGCGGGCGCTGA
- a CDS encoding Dabb family protein, with product MIRHLVLFKLDEGVERDDPRVVEGVAAFRALDGKIPEIRFWELGWNLSDRPIAYDFAINSGFDDADALRTYVEHPEHQAGVALWKEFATWVIADYAY from the coding sequence ATGATCCGTCACCTCGTCCTCTTCAAGCTCGACGAGGGTGTCGAGCGCGACGACCCGCGGGTGGTGGAGGGTGTCGCGGCCTTCCGCGCGCTGGACGGCAAGATCCCCGAGATCCGCTTCTGGGAGCTGGGCTGGAACCTCAGTGACCGCCCCATCGCCTACGACTTCGCCATCAACTCCGGCTTCGACGACGCGGACGCGCTGCGGACGTACGTCGAACACCCGGAGCACCAGGCGGGTGTGGCGCTGTGGAAGGAGTTCGCCACGTGGGTGATCGCGGACTACGCGTACTGA
- a CDS encoding RNA polymerase sigma factor SigF, with amino-acid sequence MALTVTASTAPPQEAPQEAAPRSRGADTRALTQVLFGQLKGLQPGTPEHNRVRTALIEANLPLVRYAAARFRSRNEPMEDVIQVGTIGLINAIDRFDADRGVQFPTFAMPTVIGEIKRYFRDNVRTVHVPRRLHELWVQVNGATEDLTTAFGRTPTTAEIAERLRIGEDEVLSCIEAGRSYHATSLEAAQEGDGLPGLLDRLGFEDPALDGVEHRDLVRHLLVQLPEREQRILLLRYYSNLTQSQISAELGVSQMHVSRLLARSFQRLRSANRIEA; translated from the coding sequence GTGGCGTTGACCGTGACGGCCAGTACCGCGCCTCCCCAAGAGGCCCCCCAGGAGGCCGCCCCACGCAGCCGCGGCGCCGACACCCGGGCGCTCACCCAGGTGCTCTTCGGCCAGTTGAAGGGGCTCCAGCCGGGCACGCCGGAGCACAACCGGGTGCGGACGGCGCTCATCGAGGCCAACCTCCCGCTCGTGCGCTACGCGGCAGCCCGCTTCCGCTCCCGCAACGAGCCGATGGAGGACGTGATCCAGGTCGGCACCATCGGACTCATCAACGCGATCGACCGCTTCGACGCGGACCGGGGCGTGCAGTTCCCGACCTTCGCGATGCCGACGGTCATCGGTGAGATCAAGCGGTACTTCCGCGACAACGTCCGCACGGTCCACGTCCCGCGCCGGCTGCACGAGTTGTGGGTGCAGGTCAACGGCGCCACCGAGGACCTGACGACCGCCTTCGGGCGCACCCCGACGACCGCCGAGATCGCCGAGCGGCTGCGCATCGGCGAGGACGAGGTGCTGTCCTGCATCGAGGCCGGGCGGTCGTACCACGCCACCTCGCTGGAGGCGGCCCAGGAAGGCGACGGGCTGCCCGGACTGCTCGACCGGCTCGGCTTCGAGGACCCCGCCCTGGACGGCGTGGAACACCGCGATCTGGTCCGGCATCTCCTGGTGCAACTGCCCGAGCGCGAACAGAGAATCCTTCTCCTGCGCTACTACAGCAACCTCACCCAGTCACAAATCAGCGCGGAACTCGGCGTCTCCCAGATGCACGTTTCGAGGCTACTCGCGCGTAGCTTCCAGCGACTGCGGTCCGCCAATCGGATCGAGGCCTAG
- a CDS encoding RNA polymerase sigma factor SigF, with translation MSADQGSSKVLTLTKSEAAPALIDVPAVEAAPAPALPTPPTPPVSSGAIDTRTLSRSLFLRLAALDENSPERAYVRDTLIELNLPLVRYAAARFRSRNEPMEDIVQVGTIGLIKAIDRFDCERGVEFPTFAMPTVVGEIKRFFRDTSWSVRVPRRLQELRLALTKASDELSQKLDRSPTVAELAIVLGVSEEDVVDGLAVGNAYTASSLDSPAMEDDGGEGSLADRLGYEDTALEGVEYRESLKPLLAKLPPRERQIIMLRFFANMTQSQIGEEVGISQMHVSRLLTRTLAQLREGLISD, from the coding sequence ATGTCCGCAGACCAGGGCAGCTCGAAGGTGCTCACGCTCACAAAGAGCGAGGCTGCGCCCGCGCTCATCGATGTCCCGGCTGTCGAGGCCGCGCCGGCCCCGGCGCTTCCGACCCCCCCGACGCCCCCGGTCTCGTCCGGGGCCATCGACACACGCACCCTGTCCCGCTCCCTCTTCCTGCGGCTCGCCGCACTCGACGAGAACAGCCCCGAGCGTGCGTACGTCCGGGACACCCTCATCGAGCTCAACCTCCCGCTGGTGCGCTACGCGGCGGCACGCTTCCGCTCGCGCAACGAGCCGATGGAGGACATCGTCCAGGTCGGCACCATCGGCCTGATCAAGGCGATCGACCGCTTCGACTGCGAACGGGGCGTGGAGTTCCCGACGTTCGCGATGCCGACGGTGGTCGGCGAGATCAAGCGGTTCTTCCGCGACACCTCGTGGTCGGTGCGCGTCCCGCGCCGTCTCCAGGAGCTGCGCCTGGCCCTCACCAAGGCCAGCGACGAGCTCTCCCAGAAGCTGGACCGTTCTCCGACGGTCGCCGAACTCGCCATCGTGCTGGGCGTGTCCGAGGAGGACGTCGTCGACGGCCTCGCGGTCGGCAACGCCTACACGGCCTCCTCGCTGGACTCCCCGGCAATGGAGGACGACGGCGGCGAGGGGTCCCTCGCGGATCGCCTCGGCTACGAGGACACCGCGCTGGAGGGGGTCGAGTACCGCGAGTCCCTCAAGCCGCTGCTGGCCAAACTCCCGCCCCGTGAGCGGCAGATCATCATGCTGCGCTTCTTCGCCAACATGACCCAGTCGCAGATCGGCGAGGAGGTCGGCATCTCCCAGATGCACGTCTCGCGGCTGCTGACGCGGACGCTGGCGCAGTTGCGGGAGGGGCTCATCTCGGACTGA
- a CDS encoding MarR family winged helix-turn-helix transcriptional regulator: MAEQTRYEELIRQFSAFGAVKREIGRMMPPECPSGSAAVLTLLGRYGDMRMSRLSELLAVDMSVTSRHVAHVASRGWIERSPDPVDGRSRILRLTPAGQALLDQLSRRTCLMLAERLSDWSDEEVIQLTALMARLRASFDEIRAHGPELRPPAPPVLEPITRTPAITT; the protein is encoded by the coding sequence ATGGCCGAGCAGACGCGATACGAGGAGCTGATCCGCCAGTTCAGCGCCTTCGGTGCCGTGAAGCGGGAGATCGGACGGATGATGCCGCCCGAGTGCCCCAGCGGTTCCGCCGCCGTGCTGACCCTGCTCGGGCGCTACGGGGACATGCGCATGAGCAGGCTCTCCGAGCTGCTCGCCGTGGACATGTCGGTGACCAGCCGCCACGTCGCGCACGTCGCCTCACGCGGCTGGATCGAGCGCTCCCCCGACCCCGTGGACGGGCGCTCGCGCATTCTGCGTCTGACGCCGGCCGGGCAGGCGCTCCTCGACCAGCTGTCCCGGCGGACCTGCCTCATGCTCGCCGAGCGGCTGAGCGACTGGAGCGACGAAGAGGTGATCCAACTGACCGCGCTGATGGCCCGGCTGCGGGCGAGCTTCGACGAGATCCGCGCCCACGGCCCCGAACTCCGGCCTCCCGCACCCCCCGTACTCGAACCGATCACCCGTACACCCGCAATCACCACGTAA